One genomic window of Aricia agestis chromosome 7, ilAriAges1.1, whole genome shotgun sequence includes the following:
- the LOC121728552 gene encoding uncharacterized protein LOC121728552, which produces MCLAWQARGAVNCTATGAGRFAEPDDTTCQNYTLCVLSGSTYLSYDYVCPTTSLFNPNTAMCTTDYTCPTTTTNTTSTSICTAEGYFADSNSTDCSSYIECVDINGTYTETTFTCPNNTYFNPNTTLCESDYNCTTTATFACSAAGRFANSADTTCQTYYFCVLQSDGTYVQYEYTCPTTSVFNPTTRMCTTSYTCT; this is translated from the coding sequence ATGTGCTTGGCGTGGCAGGCGCGGGGTGCTGTGAACTGCACCGCGACTGGCGCCGGCCGTTTCGCCGAACCCGACGACACAACCTGCCAGAACTACACACTCTGCGTCCTCAGCGGCTCCACTTACCTCTCCTACGACTACGTCTGCCCCACCACCTCCCTGTTCAACCCCAACACCGCCATGTGCACCACCGACTACACTTGCCCCACCACCACTACGAATACGACGAGTACCTCGATTTGTACGGCGGAAGGCTACTTTGCTGACTCCAATTCCACCGACTGCTCGAGCTATATCGAGTGCGTCGACATCAACGGCACATACACGGAAACCACGTTCACTTGCCCCAACAATACGTATTTCAACCCGAACACTACTCTGTGTGAGTCCGATTACAACTGCACCACGACGGCCACTTTTGCTTGTTCTGCTGCTGGAAGGTTCGCGAACTCCGCCGACACCACCTGCCAGACCTACTACTTCTGCGTCCTCCAGTCTGACGGTACTTACGTCCAGTACGAGTACACTTGCCCCACTACATCCGTTTTCAATCCCACGACGCGAATGTGTACCACTTCTTACACTTGCACCTAA
- the LOC121728553 gene encoding uncharacterized protein LOC121728553, whose translation MKFLGIAFIFLVIRQGACDAVCTEPGRFPSNTRDDCRGYMMCLKGATSITHYNLVCPENTIYSHIDNQCTNVTSYQCYTNYTCSGVGNIVNDLDENCFTYISCVQDLSKIVSARLVRCPGHMVFSATESVCVNSISYNCSRETPKVFEVSVHDTDVQVTGVPSGSHSIRFSLFTIVMLLFAPQFRQ comes from the exons atgaagttTTTGGGGATTGCGTTTATATTTTTG gTCATACGCCAAGGCGCTTGTGACGCAGTTTGCACGGAACCCGGAAGGTTTCCAAGCAACACCCGCGATGACTGCCGCGGCTACATGATGTGTCTGAAGGGAGCCACCAGCATCACCCACTACAACCTCGTCTGCCCAGAAAATACCATCTACAGCCACATCGATAACCAATGCACCAACGTCACCTCCTACCAATGCTACACCAACTACACCTGCTCGGGAGTAGGCAACATTGTCAACGATTTAGACGAAAACTGCTTCACCTACATCAGCTGTGTTCAAGATTTAAGCAAAATTGTGTCAGCCAGACTTGTGAGATGCCCTGGACATATGGTTTTTAGTGCAACAGAGAGTGTTTGTGTAAATTCTATTTCTTACAACTGCAGTCGTGAAACACCAAAAGTGTTTGAAGTGTCTGTGCATGATACGGATGTCCAAGTTACAGGGGTTCCAAGTGGATCCCACAGTATAAGGTTTTCACTGTTTACTATAGTGATGTTATTATTCGCCCCTCAATTTAGacaataa